One stretch of Candidatus Zixiibacteriota bacterium DNA includes these proteins:
- a CDS encoding cytidylate kinase-like family protein, producing MASIEQIINRQFGMWEMQQKERAVALEPSPPPPPIVTVSREHGSRGSYLASRLAEAMGYQRLHREVIDSICQSSGYRKHIIESLDEKYRSNITMLVESFLIGQAVHPVDYARNLYLVILSMAELGGVVLVGRGGNFILGPEKGFHIRVVCPREKRVDNLIKYKAMEREEAIASIAESDLERKELIRKMFGQDINNPCFYDLCINTARIDIEDIVPSILGAIDGKMKKLKHDPAV from the coding sequence ATGGCGTCAATCGAGCAAATTATAAATCGGCAATTCGGTATGTGGGAAATGCAGCAGAAAGAACGCGCAGTCGCTCTTGAACCATCTCCACCACCACCGCCGATTGTGACGGTCTCACGAGAGCATGGATCGCGTGGATCGTACCTGGCTTCCCGGCTGGCCGAAGCAATGGGGTATCAGCGATTGCACCGCGAAGTTATTGACTCCATATGTCAATCATCAGGTTACCGCAAACATATTATCGAATCGCTGGATGAAAAATACCGCTCCAATATTACCATGCTGGTTGAATCTTTTCTAATTGGACAGGCGGTTCATCCGGTCGATTACGCCCGAAATTTGTATTTGGTTATATTATCGATGGCTGAGCTAGGGGGGGTTGTCCTGGTTGGTCGAGGTGGGAATTTTATTCTGGGGCCCGAAAAGGGTTTTCATATACGCGTTGTATGTCCCCGTGAAAAACGGGTAGATAATTTAATCAAATATAAAGCGATGGAGCGTGAAGAGGCAATCGCCTCAATCGCGGAATCGGATCTTGAACGCAAAGAATTAATCCGAAAGATGTTCGGACAGGATATTAATAATCCTTGTTTTTATGATTTATGTATTAACACGGCCAGAATCGACATTGAAGATATTGTACCATCAATATTGGGGGCTATTGACGGGAAAATGAAAAAGCTAAAGCATGATCCCGCGGTTTAA
- a CDS encoding enoyl-CoA hydratase/isomerase family protein: MKYVEITESENIATVILKRGKVNAFNEDTVDEMQSVFNDLESKSDIKSVIFTGHGKFFSFGFDVPELIQLSREDFKRFLTKFTALYNTIYTFPKPVIAALNGHAVAGGCMLAIMCDYRIIILDRAKVSLNEIAIGVPVFAGSADVLIGLVGQRNAETILLTGDMYDPPQAMSLGMVDKIVSPDILMQEAHQKALELGNKRAPAYSTIKNFIRRPISEKYLPLESEYIEKFLDIWNSQESQNLLKDVVIR, translated from the coding sequence ATGAAATATGTGGAAATTACAGAAAGTGAAAATATAGCCACAGTTATTTTGAAACGAGGAAAAGTTAACGCCTTCAATGAAGATACGGTCGATGAGATGCAATCAGTATTTAATGATCTGGAATCAAAGTCGGATATAAAGTCGGTTATTTTTACCGGACATGGAAAATTCTTTTCTTTCGGATTTGACGTCCCGGAACTGATTCAACTTTCTCGGGAAGATTTCAAACGGTTTTTAACGAAATTTACGGCTCTGTATAATACTATTTATACATTTCCCAAACCTGTAATCGCCGCCTTGAACGGACATGCCGTAGCCGGAGGATGTATGCTGGCAATTATGTGCGATTACCGCATAATAATTCTGGACCGTGCCAAAGTATCTCTCAATGAAATCGCGATAGGAGTTCCAGTTTTCGCGGGAAGCGCGGATGTATTAATAGGTCTGGTGGGGCAGCGTAATGCCGAGACCATACTATTGACCGGGGATATGTATGATCCGCCGCAGGCGATGTCATTGGGGATGGTCGATAAGATCGTCTCGCCGGACATCCTTATGCAGGAAGCGCATCAAAAGGCCCTGGAACTGGGCAATAAGAGAGCTCCGGCCTATTCGACTATTAAAAATTTTATCCGGCGGCCGATTTCCGAAAAATATTTGCCCTTGGAAAGTGAGTACATCGAAAAATTCCTTGATATTTGGAATAGCCAGGAGTCTCAGAATTTGCTTAAAGATGTTGTTATTCGCTAA
- the acs gene encoding acetate--CoA ligase, producing MPRKSKDIAIETLLDEKRVFRPSPKFSKNANAKKEIYNLSKKNPTAFWEKMAGELVWKKKWTKSLQWKAPDARWFVGGKLNVTESCLDRHIANGRKNKAALIWEGEPGDRRTLTYFELYRLVNKFANALKSLGIKKGDRVAIYLPMIPELVVACLACARIGAIHSVVFGGFSPESLRDRINDAEAKLLITADGGWRRGQIIPLKHDADVAIAECPSIEHVVIVKRGDFLLRIKEGRDHWYHRLMQEADNYCPPIYVNSNDPLFILYTSGTTGKPKGIVHTCGGYLTGVYTTSKYVFDLKEDDVFWCTADVGWVTGHSYVVYGPTANGATQVMYEGSPDWPDKNRFWQIVEDYGVNLFYTAPTAIRTFMKWGKQWPEEHDLSSLRLLGTVGEPINPEAWMWYHKHIGGEKCPIVDTWWQTETGHIMITPLPGITKTKPGSATRAFPGIEAKILDENGKLIKQGGGYLAITKPWPGMLNGIWGDRKRFIDVYWSKWPGIYFPGDGAKIDKDGYLWILGRVDDVINTAGHRLSTMEVESALVAHPKVVEAAVVGIPHELKGECLAAFVTLGGGQEFTDKTIGQLRDFVARKIGAIAKPDKVIYAPDLPKTRSGKIMRRLLRDIATGRVAGDTTTLADPDVLARIKKRYEED from the coding sequence ATGCCGCGAAAATCAAAAGATATTGCTATTGAGACTCTGCTTGACGAGAAAAGAGTATTTAGGCCATCACCAAAATTCTCGAAAAACGCCAACGCTAAAAAAGAAATTTACAATTTATCCAAAAAAAATCCAACCGCCTTTTGGGAAAAGATGGCCGGTGAACTGGTCTGGAAGAAAAAATGGACTAAGAGTCTTCAATGGAAAGCCCCCGATGCCCGCTGGTTTGTCGGCGGAAAACTCAACGTTACCGAATCCTGCCTTGATCGTCACATCGCCAACGGACGAAAAAACAAAGCGGCACTCATCTGGGAAGGCGAACCGGGCGACCGAAGGACTTTGACTTATTTTGAGCTTTATCGATTAGTCAATAAATTTGCCAATGCTCTAAAATCGTTGGGGATTAAAAAGGGCGATCGCGTCGCGATTTATCTGCCCATGATACCTGAGCTTGTCGTAGCCTGCCTCGCCTGCGCCCGCATCGGAGCCATTCACTCGGTTGTCTTTGGCGGTTTCTCTCCCGAATCACTACGCGATAGAATTAATGATGCCGAGGCAAAACTATTGATAACTGCCGACGGAGGTTGGCGGCGCGGACAAATTATCCCCCTCAAACACGACGCCGATGTGGCTATTGCCGAATGCCCTTCCATCGAACATGTCGTCATCGTCAAACGGGGCGATTTCCTGTTGCGCATCAAGGAGGGACGTGATCATTGGTATCATCGCCTGATGCAGGAAGCCGACAATTATTGTCCGCCGATCTATGTTAACAGTAATGACCCCCTATTTATTCTCTACACCTCAGGAACAACCGGTAAACCGAAGGGAATTGTCCATACCTGCGGAGGATATCTAACCGGAGTTTATACTACTTCAAAATACGTCTTTGACCTGAAAGAGGATGATGTCTTCTGGTGCACCGCCGATGTTGGCTGGGTCACCGGTCATTCCTATGTCGTTTACGGCCCTACCGCCAACGGCGCCACACAGGTGATGTATGAAGGCAGCCCTGACTGGCCCGACAAGAATCGCTTCTGGCAAATCGTCGAAGATTACGGTGTCAATCTGTTTTATACCGCACCTACCGCCATCCGGACCTTCATGAAATGGGGCAAGCAATGGCCTGAAGAACATGACTTGAGTTCATTGCGGCTTCTTGGAACGGTCGGCGAACCGATAAATCCGGAAGCCTGGATGTGGTATCATAAACATATCGGCGGAGAAAAGTGCCCCATCGTCGATACCTGGTGGCAAACCGAAACCGGACATATCATGATTACGCCTCTCCCGGGCATTACAAAAACCAAACCCGGTTCGGCAACTCGGGCTTTTCCGGGAATAGAGGCGAAGATTCTCGATGAAAACGGTAAATTAATCAAGCAGGGCGGCGGATACCTTGCAATTACCAAGCCCTGGCCGGGAATGCTGAACGGTATCTGGGGCGACCGCAAAAGATTTATCGACGTTTACTGGTCCAAATGGCCCGGGATATATTTCCCCGGCGACGGAGCCAAAATCGATAAGGACGGCTATCTCTGGATTCTCGGGCGCGTCGATGACGTCATTAATACCGCCGGTCATCGCCTCTCGACAATGGAAGTCGAATCGGCCCTCGTCGCGCATCCCAAGGTTGTCGAAGCGGCAGTAGTCGGAATTCCCCATGAACTCAAGGGCGAATGCCTGGCGGCCTTTGTGACATTGGGAGGCGGTCAGGAGTTTACCGACAAAACCATTGGACAGTTGCGGGATTTTGTCGCGCGTAAAATCGGAGCTATCGCCAAACCGGATAAAGTTATTTACGCTCCCGATCTTCCCAAAACCCGGTCAGGCAAAATCATGCGCCGGCTCCTGCGCGATATTGCTACCGGCCGCGTCGCCGGAGATACAACTACTCTGGCCGACCCCGACGTCCTGGCGAGAATAAAAAAACGATATGAGGAGGATTGA
- a CDS encoding carbon-nitrogen hydrolase family protein: MLRKIVIVQCDVGRELSLDENLAIFKQRPDFVILPEYFNVNPKLRDTRQNSLDTLRRLKYCGILAERFETILISGTAIESYENEFFNTCHVFDRNDIVGTYRKTNPTANEQKNYISPGQNQIIIEINNVRVSVLICADVLYQANFDRLRSLQPDIVFIPTTSPYRPHEHEKVKFARDNNIFIDGARRSGAYIIKCCAVGELWGGKLQGRSLVAAPWGILNRIAPQDENRERIISTTLDIADLREFRAKQRIIYSTT; this comes from the coding sequence ATGTTAAGGAAAATCGTCATAGTCCAATGCGATGTCGGACGCGAGTTGTCACTCGATGAAAATCTGGCAATTTTCAAACAACGGCCCGATTTTGTAATCCTGCCCGAATATTTCAATGTCAATCCCAAACTGCGAGATACTCGTCAAAATTCCCTCGACACTCTCAGGCGATTGAAATATTGCGGGATACTGGCGGAGCGATTCGAGACTATTCTAATATCCGGGACTGCGATCGAATCATACGAAAATGAATTTTTCAATACCTGCCATGTATTTGACAGGAACGACATTGTTGGTACATATCGTAAAACCAATCCCACCGCAAACGAACAAAAAAACTATATTTCTCCGGGGCAGAACCAAATCATCATTGAAATAAATAATGTTCGCGTATCGGTATTAATATGCGCCGATGTTTTATATCAGGCTAATTTCGACCGTTTACGATCTCTGCAACCTGATATAGTCTTCATCCCAACCACCTCGCCTTACAGGCCGCATGAACATGAAAAAGTTAAATTCGCGCGAGACAATAATATATTTATTGACGGCGCCCGTCGCAGCGGTGCCTACATAATTAAGTGCTGTGCCGTCGGCGAGTTATGGGGAGGCAAATTGCAGGGCCGATCGCTTGTAGCCGCCCCCTGGGGCATATTAAATCGAATCGCCCCGCAGGATGAAAACAGAGAACGTATTATATCAACAACTCTTGATATCGCCGATTTGCGCGAATTTCGAGCCAAGCAACGCATTATTTATTCTACTACCTAA
- a CDS encoding YraN family protein: MNSKTRAEKGADGEDTAVQYLRFLGYDILHRNKRLSRYEVDIICRDQDCLVFVEVKNSPAGSLGHPATWIDGRKQEKLRNAAELYIKENQITDTDIRFDAVTIYKGQIEHFKNAF, from the coding sequence ATGAATTCCAAAACCCGTGCGGAAAAGGGTGCTGACGGAGAAGATACTGCTGTTCAGTACTTGCGTTTCCTGGGCTATGATATTCTTCATCGAAATAAAAGACTTTCCCGTTATGAGGTCGATATTATATGCCGCGATCAAGATTGTCTGGTATTCGTAGAAGTTAAGAATTCGCCTGCGGGAAGTCTGGGGCATCCGGCGACATGGATTGATGGTCGTAAACAGGAAAAACTCCGAAACGCCGCCGAATTATATATCAAAGAAAATCAAATTACCGACACGGATATTCGATTTGACGCTGTAACAATCTATAAGGGTCAAATTGAGCATTTCAAAAACGCCTTTTAA
- a CDS encoding dockerin type I repeat-containing protein, translated as MPKSKFHFTGFDRPMLIPFGVVLLLLILFLTNPVLGANCGDCNNDGNVNVGDAVYLIRSIFNGGPQIESSIDADVNCDYYVNVGDVVFLINTVFKKGPAPCSQCPNLNQEFLFEIGYINFAWGKVKRGYFVDSRGSVFKYNYNPEDIFFSASILDTVTSDILKERYNHNLEFIGFVNSESLTEMRNLIPQLAEGVLLPRAHRCYDAGTMTSVAYKYDESSDKYFPILIEQCGDWAQKNPVPEAEILQDWLSDITGSGNFEACCY; from the coding sequence ATGCCGAAATCAAAATTTCATTTTACCGGCTTTGATAGGCCGATGTTGATTCCGTTCGGAGTAGTTTTACTTCTATTAATTTTGTTTTTGACAAATCCCGTATTGGGAGCTAATTGCGGAGACTGCAATAATGATGGGAATGTCAACGTCGGGGACGCCGTTTATTTGATTCGATCTATTTTTAACGGTGGACCGCAAATCGAATCATCAATCGATGCTGACGTTAATTGCGATTATTATGTCAATGTCGGAGACGTCGTGTTTTTGATAAATACGGTTTTCAAAAAAGGACCGGCTCCGTGCTCCCAATGTCCGAATTTAAATCAGGAATTCCTTTTTGAAATTGGCTACATAAATTTTGCATGGGGCAAAGTAAAGCGAGGTTATTTCGTTGATTCACGGGGCAGTGTATTTAAGTATAATTATAATCCTGAAGATATTTTCTTTTCAGCTTCGATTTTGGATACGGTAACGTCCGATATTCTCAAGGAACGATATAATCATAATCTTGAGTTTATCGGATTTGTCAATTCGGAATCTTTGACTGAAATGCGAAATCTGATTCCCCAACTGGCTGAAGGTGTTCTTTTGCCCCGGGCACATAGATGTTATGATGCCGGTACTATGACCAGCGTCGCATATAAATATGACGAATCATCCGATAAATATTTTCCCATACTGATTGAGCAATGCGGCGATTGGGCCCAGAAAAATCCGGTTCCTGAGGCTGAAATATTACAGGATTGGCTGAGTGATATTACCGGCTCGGGCAATTTTGAAGCCTGCTGTTATTGA
- a CDS encoding S46 family peptidase produces MAKATVKFVGAIFLLLFSFSLVNADGGMWPLYDLNKLPFDNMKAMGLNLELKEIYNPDGLDISDAVIAIRGGTASFVSENGLLVTNHHIADGFVQKQSTIEQNYLKNGFYAPTKEDEIAAIGCYVRVTLSIENVTDKILGQIDHISEYLEQHKAEQKAINAIIKEAEKDRDVECRVAKMYGGKYYILYTYFKIKDIRLVYVPPQAIGNFGGEIDNWMWPRHTGDFSFLRAYVAPDGSSAQYSEENVPYHPHNFLKISSKPLKENDFTILMGYPGRTSRYLPSAELDHLENEYIPLYIEFSEKSLNILDSIAAADPEIALRLSNKRGGISNFYKKRKGQLLGLKRARVLSLRRHIEDEFTNFLTNNPQLGEKYGHVLPELRQAYIDINRYYIHDFYMRNLSHSSSLLYYANALYKWAVEREKDESDRKRGYLKRDEEYFLKGLKEVQINLIPEFDIAMLKRIIREILTLPEDQTIKAFTSIFADVPVDKLPKKIDEYVENLFEKTTMIDADTRVNMFNMTKAELENLGDPLIYLAISLKPEKDAIENRDDTFKGARNRLMPKLMEAYWEWKKGDIAPDANSTKRFNYGQVEAYSPRDGIQYDIMTTLTGIMEKETGEKPFIVPDKLKATHEAKDFGDYLAPDLNDIPVNFITSNSGTNGSSGSPVINGDGELIGLDFDTSFDGVVADYYFDPDYTRAVVCDSRYMLFIIDKVYHLDELVSELTITK; encoded by the coding sequence ATGGCAAAAGCAACTGTTAAATTCGTGGGGGCGATTTTTTTATTACTGTTTTCATTTTCACTGGTTAATGCCGATGGCGGTATGTGGCCTCTTTATGATTTGAACAAGCTACCCTTCGACAATATGAAAGCGATGGGCTTAAACCTGGAACTTAAGGAAATATACAATCCGGACGGGCTCGATATCTCCGATGCGGTAATAGCTATCCGGGGAGGTACAGCGTCGTTCGTGTCAGAAAACGGACTTTTAGTCACCAATCACCATATCGCCGACGGTTTTGTTCAAAAGCAAAGCACGATTGAACAAAATTACTTAAAAAACGGCTTTTATGCCCCCACAAAAGAGGACGAGATTGCCGCAATTGGATGCTATGTGAGAGTAACTTTATCGATCGAAAATGTCACCGATAAAATTCTGGGACAAATTGATCATATTTCTGAATACCTTGAACAACATAAGGCCGAACAGAAAGCCATAAATGCTATTATAAAAGAAGCCGAAAAAGACCGCGATGTCGAATGCCGCGTCGCCAAAATGTACGGTGGCAAATACTATATCCTGTATACCTATTTTAAGATAAAAGATATTCGCCTAGTTTATGTGCCTCCACAAGCGATAGGAAATTTCGGTGGAGAAATCGATAACTGGATGTGGCCCCGTCATACCGGAGATTTTTCGTTTCTCCGGGCTTATGTCGCGCCCGATGGATCATCCGCCCAATATTCTGAGGAGAACGTCCCCTACCACCCTCATAACTTTCTGAAAATATCTTCCAAGCCCCTCAAAGAAAACGACTTCACAATTCTAATGGGTTACCCCGGAAGAACCAGCCGATATCTTCCTTCCGCAGAATTGGATCATCTCGAAAACGAATATATACCGCTTTATATTGAGTTCTCGGAGAAAAGCCTGAATATTCTTGACAGTATCGCAGCCGCTGATCCTGAGATCGCTCTGCGTTTATCGAACAAACGGGGCGGTATCAGCAATTTTTATAAGAAACGAAAAGGTCAATTGCTGGGTCTCAAGCGCGCCAGAGTATTAAGCCTCCGGCGTCATATAGAAGATGAATTTACTAATTTTCTGACGAATAATCCTCAGTTGGGTGAAAAATACGGCCATGTCTTACCGGAATTGAGGCAAGCGTATATCGATATAAACCGATACTACATCCACGATTTTTATATGAGAAATTTGAGCCATTCCAGCTCGCTTTTATATTACGCCAATGCACTATATAAATGGGCCGTCGAACGTGAAAAAGATGAGTCCGATAGAAAACGAGGCTACCTGAAGCGCGATGAGGAGTATTTCCTCAAGGGCCTAAAGGAAGTACAGATAAACCTCATTCCCGAATTTGACATTGCTATGCTGAAGCGAATAATCAGAGAGATCCTGACCCTCCCGGAAGATCAGACGATTAAGGCCTTTACTTCGATATTCGCGGATGTACCGGTAGATAAACTACCGAAGAAAATTGACGAATATGTTGAAAATCTATTTGAAAAAACTACCATGATTGATGCTGACACCCGAGTTAATATGTTCAATATGACAAAAGCGGAACTCGAAAACCTTGGTGATCCCCTGATATATCTGGCTATTTCCTTGAAGCCCGAAAAGGATGCAATCGAAAATCGTGATGATACATTTAAAGGAGCCAGAAACCGCTTGATGCCGAAATTAATGGAAGCCTATTGGGAATGGAAAAAGGGCGATATAGCTCCCGATGCAAATTCGACCAAGCGCTTTAATTACGGTCAGGTAGAGGCCTATTCACCTCGCGACGGCATCCAATACGATATAATGACTACACTAACCGGTATCATGGAAAAGGAAACCGGTGAAAAACCGTTTATTGTCCCGGATAAATTAAAAGCAACTCACGAAGCTAAAGACTTTGGCGACTATTTGGCCCCCGACCTGAATGACATTCCCGTCAATTTTATAACGTCCAATTCGGGGACCAATGGCAGTTCCGGAAGCCCGGTAATTAACGGAGACGGCGAACTCATCGGACTCGATTTTGACACCAGCTTCGATGGTGTTGTGGCCGATTACTATTTTGATCCCGATTATACCCGGGCCGTCGTCTGCGATTCGCGATATATGTTATTTATTATCGATAAAGTATATCATCTTGACGAGCTGGTGTCGGAATTAACTATCACTAAATAA
- a CDS encoding ferritin, whose translation MAIGKKIIENFNAQMQREFYSSYLYLAMAGYFEDMDMKGCAHWMRMQAEEERMHAMKFYDFIASRGGRLELLEIEKPPKEWKSPLDAFEETLKHEESVTTHINNLVDIALEEKDHAAHSFLQFFVDEQVEEEDQVNEILAKIRMVKDSAGGMFMFDSELAKRPMPMPITTTE comes from the coding sequence ATGGCAATTGGTAAAAAAATAATCGAGAATTTCAACGCGCAGATGCAGCGCGAGTTTTATTCCTCATATCTTTATCTGGCTATGGCGGGATATTTTGAGGATATGGATATGAAAGGTTGCGCGCATTGGATGCGAATGCAGGCGGAAGAAGAACGGATGCACGCTATGAAGTTCTATGATTTTATCGCCAGCCGCGGCGGGCGTCTGGAACTTTTGGAAATCGAAAAACCGCCCAAAGAATGGAAATCCCCGCTTGACGCTTTCGAAGAAACTCTCAAACATGAGGAATCGGTGACAACGCACATTAATAATCTGGTTGATATCGCTCTGGAAGAAAAAGATCACGCGGCTCACAGTTTTTTGCAATTCTTCGTTGATGAACAGGTAGAGGAGGAAGATCAAGTCAATGAAATTTTAGCGAAGATAAGAATGGTAAAGGATTCAGCGGGGGGAATGTTTATGTTTGACAGTGAACTGGCCAAACGCCCCATGCCGATGCCGATTACCACTACCGAATAA
- a CDS encoding arginine deiminase family protein, producing MTYGVQNDCGKIEKILVKHARDAYIGQENIDKQWQNLNYYECPDFNKALNEYEVFVEKIASVGCEIHYLPQNDNAGIDSIYPRDAAISTNKGIILCNMGKAERSGEPDNLKKYFKKINVPILGCISGNGKVEGGDIIWLDDILVVGRGYRTNDEGIRQLKEFVNGIAKEVITVPLVHWEGRADVFHLMSIISPIDKDLALVYSRLLPVPFRELLIDKGIQLVEVPDEEFESMGCNVLALAPRKCLMLEGNPITKNRLESAGAEVLTYSGYEISRKGAGGPTCMTRPFMRQG from the coding sequence ATGACATACGGCGTCCAAAATGACTGCGGCAAAATTGAAAAGATACTCGTCAAACACGCCCGGGATGCTTATATCGGTCAGGAAAATATCGATAAGCAATGGCAAAATCTGAATTATTATGAGTGTCCGGATTTTAATAAGGCGCTAAATGAATATGAGGTCTTTGTGGAAAAGATCGCCTCGGTTGGGTGCGAAATCCATTATTTGCCCCAAAACGATAATGCCGGAATTGATTCGATTTATCCCCGAGACGCAGCCATATCGACTAACAAAGGCATAATTTTATGCAATATGGGCAAGGCCGAACGAAGCGGTGAGCCTGATAACCTTAAAAAGTATTTCAAAAAAATAAATGTTCCGATCCTGGGATGTATCTCCGGTAACGGCAAAGTCGAAGGCGGCGATATTATCTGGTTGGATGATATTTTGGTCGTCGGCCGGGGGTACCGAACCAATGATGAAGGGATTCGTCAATTAAAAGAATTTGTTAATGGAATCGCGAAGGAGGTCATAACGGTACCGCTGGTTCATTGGGAAGGCCGGGCGGATGTATTTCATTTGATGTCGATAATCAGTCCGATTGATAAAGACCTGGCGTTGGTTTATTCGCGACTGCTCCCGGTTCCGTTTCGAGAATTGTTAATAGATAAAGGCATTCAATTGGTCGAAGTCCCGGACGAAGAATTCGAGTCGATGGGATGCAATGTCCTGGCGTTGGCGCCTCGTAAATGTCTCATGCTCGAAGGCAATCCGATTACGAAAAACCGTCTTGAATCAGCCGGGGCGGAAGTCCTAACTTATTCAGGATATGAAATCTCTCGCAAAGGCGCCGGCGGTCCGACCTGCATGACCCGCCCGTTTATGCGGCAAGGATAA
- a CDS encoding prohibitin family protein: protein MVQGRFSRYLPIAALLLAGLFMVGCGTQVPSGHRGVKYYKFGEGTEMGTIYDEGFNWHLPWNSIYVYKTQLDERKEDLQILSSDGASISLEVSIWFKPIPEKLDSLQKTIGQRYYSSVVATAIRGVGRSVVGKYKPEEIYSTKREIIASEILTEMQNILTDKFVNIENIIIRNVGLPPRITEAINAKLAADQEQQKMKFTLLKEQQEAERKKIEAKGIADFQKIVSSGITPMLLKWKGIEATENLANSPNTKVVIIGSSKDGLPLILGGDN, encoded by the coding sequence ATGGTACAAGGGAGATTTTCACGTTATTTGCCAATTGCGGCACTGCTACTGGCCGGGCTATTTATGGTTGGATGCGGCACCCAGGTCCCTTCCGGGCATCGAGGGGTGAAGTATTACAAGTTTGGTGAAGGTACCGAGATGGGCACGATATATGATGAGGGATTCAACTGGCATTTGCCCTGGAACTCGATTTATGTTTATAAGACTCAGTTAGATGAACGCAAAGAGGATTTGCAGATACTCTCATCCGATGGAGCCTCTATTTCTCTTGAGGTGTCTATTTGGTTCAAGCCGATACCCGAAAAACTCGATTCGCTCCAAAAAACTATCGGTCAGCGTTACTATAGTTCTGTAGTCGCTACGGCTATTCGCGGCGTGGGTCGATCGGTGGTAGGCAAATATAAACCTGAAGAGATTTATTCTACCAAGAGGGAAATTATAGCTTCCGAAATTCTAACCGAAATGCAAAATATCCTGACCGATAAGTTTGTGAATATTGAAAATATCATTATTCGTAATGTCGGTCTGCCCCCCAGGATAACTGAGGCTATTAACGCCAAGCTCGCGGCCGATCAGGAACAGCAAAAGATGAAATTTACTTTATTAAAGGAACAGCAGGAAGCGGAGCGAAAGAAAATCGAAGCGAAAGGTATAGCGGATTTCCAGAAAATTGTTTCCAGTGGGATAACTCCAATGCTTCTTAAGTGGAAAGGGATTGAGGCGACCGAAAATCTGGCCAACTCACCCAACACCAAAGTAGTGATTATCGGAAGTAGCAAAGACGGTTTGCCTCTTATTTTAGGCGGTGATAATTAG
- a CDS encoding ribonuclease HII → MGQKIIFGDDVGKLLESCDLESKLRETGRQIIAGVDEAGRGPLAGPVVAAAVILPDSGMIPGLDDSKKLSAARRDILFDRIVTSGAEYAVGIVDNEMIDRINILRASLRAMAQAVCKLSKKPDFVMVDGNQPIPNLELAQATIVGGDAICPSISAASIIAKVTRDRIMDHYDKLYADFSFSKHKGYPTAEHLDQLKTYGVTPIHRKSFKPVAEALSRAELTLA, encoded by the coding sequence ATGGGACAGAAAATTATTTTCGGTGATGATGTTGGCAAATTATTGGAATCTTGCGATCTGGAAAGTAAATTGAGGGAGACGGGTCGGCAGATTATTGCCGGCGTTGATGAAGCCGGACGCGGACCTTTGGCGGGGCCGGTAGTCGCTGCAGCGGTTATACTTCCCGATAGTGGGATGATACCGGGGTTGGACGATTCCAAGAAATTATCGGCAGCCCGGCGGGATATCTTATTCGACCGAATCGTTACTTCAGGGGCGGAATACGCGGTTGGGATTGTTGATAATGAGATGATTGATCGCATCAATATTTTGCGAGCATCGCTTCGGGCAATGGCTCAGGCCGTATGCAAATTATCTAAAAAGCCTGACTTTGTAATGGTTGACGGAAATCAGCCGATCCCCAATTTGGAATTGGCCCAGGCGACAATTGTCGGCGGTGATGCGATTTGCCCTTCCATATCAGCGGCCTCGATTATCGCTAAAGTTACGCGCGACAGAATCATGGATCATTATGATAAATTGTATGCCGATTTTTCATTCTCCAAACACAAAGGATATCCGACGGCAGAACATCTTGACCAGTTAAAAACATACGGAGTAACCCCGATTCATAGAAAATCCTTCAAACCGGTTGCCGAAGCCTTATCCCGGGCGGAATTAACGCTGGCATGA